The Homo sapiens chromosome 19 genomic patch of type FIX, GRCh38.p14 PATCHES HG26_PATCH nucleotide sequence aaatGTGAGTTCCGGGGCAAGTCAACTCAAACCTAGGCCTTTGGGCGGGACCCCACTGCCGTCCCACGCCAACCTAGGAGGCAGGGCAGAGATCTCACGGGTTGtggagatttggaggggacagagggGCCCAGGGCACCTGTTCTGGGGAGCAGAGGTCATTATTGGGGCATCTGGAATATTAATTTGGGGATCAGGGAATTTAGGAGTTTATATTAAAGGAGCAGAGAGTGAAACTGGGTGAGCCAAAGAGCAGAATGGTGAGAGCTTCGTTTCAAGGGAGTTGATTTCAAATTCAGTTACTATGAAGAGATCAATTTGGGGTACTCTTGGTCAGAAATGGGAATTTTAGATTGGAGATTAGATTAGAGGCTGCTCTGGTCAGAAAAGTGGGACTTAGGAGTGAGGATCATGGTAGGGTTAGCCCAGTCAAAAATGGGGGTCCAGGATGGGAGGTCGGGTTATGGTGAGAAATGGAAGTTCAAGGTTAGAACTGAGGGTGCCaagaccaggcgcggtggatcacacctgtaatcccagcactttcggaggccgaggcgagtggatcacaaggtcaggagttcaagaccagcctggccaagatggtgaaaccccatctctactaaaaatacaaaaatttgccgggcagggtggtgagcgcctgtaatcccagctactcgggagtctgaggcagagaattgcttgaacccaggaggcagaggttgcagtgagctgagatcatgccactgcactccagcctggcaacagaacaagactccatctcaaaaaagaaaaagaaaagaaaaaaaaagaactgagggTACCCCCATCAAGAAATGGGGACTCCGGGTtaggggctgggctgggtgccAGGGTGGGTCTGAGGTTCATCACCAGAGATAACTCCCATGGTAGGCCACGATGTTGGCGTGCCGGCAAGTTTTCAATATGAGGATTTCCTTCTGAAGGGTGGAGACATCATCATCTGTGAGGAGGGCGGGAGAGAAAAGGCAGCTCGCATGGGGAGAGAGCTACAGGGGAGGTGATCCCAGTGTcccaggaggcgaaggtgggGATGTGGGGAAGGAGCTCCATGTTCCCTCCTCACCAGGCTCCATCTTCACCATCTTCAGTGCCACCAGGTCCCCTGACACCTTGTCTCGAGCCTTGCAAAGGGGAAGTTGGCAGTCAGGCAGGCTCCATTTGCCAGAGTCCCTCCACAGCATCCCTGAGTCAAGGTCAAGAACTGGGACCCCCTCTTGCAGCCTCCTCCCTGCCGAGGGCTTGCCTTAAAGGTCACTGGTTGTAGGGTGTTGGGGACAGAGGGGCTTCCTCACCTTAAAGACTTCCCCATACGTGCCGCCACCCAGCCGCTGTAGCAGGTCATAGTGGTCCCGGGGGTCTCTATTGAAAATGTCAGGGTCCACGACGTCCATCCCTGGGGGCCTGAGCTGGGCCTGCGCCCAGGGGCCAGCAGGGCCTCAGGGCTCAACTTCTGGCACCTCCCTCCGTCCCCAGAAGCCCTGCACCCGCCTTGCCTCCGCGGGCTGTGGCCTCCCCCCTCCTCACTCTCGCTTCCTGCCCCAGCTGCACTGCACGACTGTGCAACGGGCTCCACCCCCCCGTCCCCTGGGCTCTGAGAGCCTCTGAGGGGCAGCTTGTCTTGGGACCCAAGGGACCACCCTCAACCTCCAAGGCCCAGGGCTGGATGTAAATGTGATGCAAATGATCTTAATCGTAACTGGGTTGGAGGGGGGTGCCTTAGAACCCCCGCCCCCGTCTCCTAGGTAGTGTCTAAACCTCTGCTGGGTGCTTGAAGGTTTGGCCACAACCCGAAGGCGGCAGGTCTGCAAAGGGATGGCTATGCAGTGTACATGCCTGTTCACCTGTCACATACATGCACTTGGGTTACCTCCTCTGCACTGCGCAGGCGTGTAGACGTGCATCTGCCTGGATACCTGTGTGCACAGTACACACGTGGATGTACCCAGGACATATACCTCCACATGCATGGCACATAACTGCATTTTGTAGGCCTGCAGTGTACAAAAcctatacataatatataattcatGGCAGTACAAATGGGACGCTCGCCCTCAGCTCCAAGACCGGAACCTAATGGAGACGGGGCGCGATCCGGCGAAGTCCAGGAgccctcaccccagcccctgcccGGCAGAGCACAGTAGCTTTGTGGGACCCTCCTCCTGGAGCTGGGGACCAAGGGCTGAGACTTGAAACTGGAGAGCTCAGGATCCTGCACCAGGCGCCCAGGCCTGTGGCAAGAGGGACCTCAGAACACCTCCCTCGGAACTTGGCCATGGCCTAAACGTAAGGCTGCTGCGTGCATTCCCGCAGAGCTCCGTGGCCTCATGGCCGCGCGCAATACAACGCGCGCGCACGCCGCCAGAGCTCCGGGTGCTTCCCGGTGAGTTCGCGCGCGCACGCTCCCGCGCTACCGGCACTGGAACTGGGTCTGTGAGGCCCGGGAAAAGCTTAGCCCCGCCCCCTCGCCACGAGAGGCGCCTGCGCACTGGGATCCAGTAAGATTTTTCTCACGCTGTCTGTCCAGCTTGAGTGGCGCGAATGCGCACGCGCCAATTGCGCCTGCGAGGAAGAAGTCACGTGGCAGCCGGAAAGCGTGGCGGCTGCTGCTAGAGCCTTTCCCTTTACCGCACCCAAGGAGCTGGAGCGACAACAACGACGTCGTTTCCGTTTCCACCACCTCTTCCTGTTCCCGTCCTTGAGGACGCCGTGCCGGGTCAGTGTTAGCCTCCAGCCCTGGTTGTGGAAGGCGACAGAAGTCATGGCGATGTTTGAGCAGATGAGAGCCAACGTGGGCAAGTTGCTCAAGGGTATCGACAGGTCTGAGCCCGGTTGGAGGAAGCGCTCTGGCCAAGCGGGGCGGAGGAGAGGGTTTTCCGGAGACAGCAAGGGGTGTTCAGGGTCCTGGGCTTGCCGCGGGGTGGGGTTTCTCTATCCTCCTGGAGGAGGAGATGCTTAAAGAAACGGCACTGAGCTGggggtagtggctcacgcctgtgatcctagcactttgggaggccgaggtaggtgggtcgcctgagcccaggagttagagaccagcctgggcaacagccaaaccccgtctctaaaagaaagaaacaaaagcactGCAAAGGCCTAGAAGCGAGAGAATCTTGGTACCACTCAGTCTCTTCGTAAATTGCCTTAAGGTTTCCTTCTCTGCTCCGCCTCCTTTGAGTGCCTCttaatctctcccttctctgctcTATAAGTCATTCATTCTCCACACGTTTACTGAAATAAACTGTCAGTGCTAGGCAATGCTGGGAACCACAGGCGAATCAGACAGCGGCAGATCATGCCTTCACGGTCTGAGTTCCCTTTCCATAAGGGAGACAAACCTGACAGCAGACAGCGATAGCCGGGAGAGATTAGAACTGAAATGGGGGAAGCAAAGGCCAGAGTGTTCAGGTGGACATGGAGGAAGTAGGCAGCGAGGTAGGCAGGAGAGGATGGGGCTGGATCAGGGTGGAGGCCTGAACAGGGGAGGAAGGGGTGAGTAGCAGAGACATTCAGGAGGCCAGGTGTACAAGCTGCAGTGACTGACTGGCTCAGAGGTTGAGGAGGCATCCTAGGGAAGAGCCAGGGCTCCAGTGGAGTTTAGAGCTTAGGCGAGAGGTCTGGGATAAGAATAAGTTTTACTAGAGATTATACTGGACATAATTCACTACCTGGATAGAGCAAGTGGCCAGTGCCAGATTTAGAGGGGAAGGGCGGGAGGAGCAGGTTACAGTGGCCCCTTGCTCCATAAGGTGGCTGGCCTCAGCTTCTGTCTCCTCTGTGCTCACCTATCTTGATTCTCCTTTAGGTACAATCCTGAGAACCTGGCCACCCTGGAGCGCTATGTAGAGACGCAGGCCAAGGAAAATGCCTATGATCTGGAAGCCAACCTGGCTGTCCTGAAGCTGTAAGTGTCTAGCTCTCTGTCTACACTCCCATTGCAGCAACTAGCAGGGTGCCACTCCCAGTACAGGGCAAGGGGGTGGCTGGTAGTATCCTGAACAATGCAGCATCTCTTGGTGTGCAAGACTAGGAAGCCAAGGAAGTTGGGACAGGAGGAGGGATggtttttgaaaaatcaattgccgggcgcggtgactcacgcctgttatcccagcactttgggaggatgaggcaggcggatcacctgaggtagggagtttgagaccagcctggccaacacggagaaaccccatctttactaaaaaataccaaattagccaggcgtggtgccacatgcctgtaatcccagctactcgggaggctgaggcaggagaattgcttgaacccaggaggcggagattgtggtgaaccaagatcgcgccattgcactccagcctgggcaacaagaccgaaactccgtctcaaaaataataataaaaaatcaattagGGTGgccgcaggggctcatgcctgtaatcccagcactttgggaggctgaggcgagagactcacttgagccaaagagttcgagaccatccatggcaacatagcgagacccaacCCTacgaaaaaatttaaaaattaatgtagcGGTGTgtggctgtagttccagctacttgagaggctgaggtggaaggatcgcttaagcctggaagattaaggtgcagtgagccatgatagtgccactgcactccagcctgggggacagagtgagacccctctttttaaaaaaaaaaaaaaaaaaaagaattaccaatTTGGGTGACATggcacaaccctgtctctacaaaaattagctgggcccagtggcgcatggctgtagtcccagctccttgggaggctgaggcaggagaattttttgagcctgggaggcagaggttgcagtgagccaagatcataccactgcactccagcttgggcgacagagtgagaccctgtctcaaaaataaataaaggttaaTTACAGAACACATGTACAGGCTAATACATTAAGCAAACATGTAGTTTAACAAATCATTATAAATGAAAGCCTACATAATCACCATTTATGTTGCAAAGTTATTGCTAGCACCACAGGCTCTTTGCCCCCTATGCTCTATGCCAACCAATTCCCCTGCTCCCCCATGCTCTCATGGCCTGGCTTTATGTGATGGTTTACTATGCATGCATACATCTGGCTCAGCTCAGCTCAGGTTTCCCTGCTTTGAACTTGATACAGATGGAGTGCATACAGCACAAACTCTTCTGCATTTGCCATTTGCTACTCAGCACTGGGTTTGTGAGATCCatccagtgttttttgtttttttgttttgtttttgatatggcTGCAGTTTGTTGTCATGGATGTATAGCTCTCCACTGTGTCACTTGTGTGGCTGTCCTAATGATCTCTTCTGGCTCTTGATGGACATTGTGGGTTCTTcgtgcccttttttttttttttttttttttggagacaggatcttctgttgcccaggctggagtacagtggcacagtcatggctcactgcatccttagccttctggactcaagtgattctcccgcctcagcctcctgaatagctgggactacaggcatgcaccaccatgcccagctaattttacttgggtgctttctttctttccttttttttttttttttgagacagggtctcaccttcttgcccaggctagagtgccttGGCGTGATCTCATGATCTCAACTCAGTGCatcctttgcctcccaggttcatgtaatcctcctgcctcggcctcctaagtagctgtacGTATCGGGGGGCCTGCCCCGataatcacgtaggttcttttctatattCCTAAGCATTGGCTGGCTTGAGAAATAgaaggacagagtacaaaagagagaaattttaaagctgggcgtccgggggagacatcacacattggtaggatccgtgatgcctcacaagccacaaaaaccagcaagtttttattagggattttcaaaaggggagggagtgtgcgaataggtgtgggcgacagacatcaagtacttaacagggtaatagaatatcacaaggcaagtggaggcagggcgagatcacaggaccacaggatcaaagcgaaattaaaattgctaatgaagttttgggcaccactgtcattgataacatcttatcaggagacagggttttgagatcaaccggtctgaccaaaatttattaggcgggaatttcctcttcctaataagcctgggaacGCTATGGGAGACGAgtttatttcacctctgcaaTCTCGACTATAAGAGACAGGTACGCCCCGGGGGGCCCgttcagagacctacccctaggtgcgcattctctttctcagggacgttccatgctgagaaaaagaattcagcgatatttctcccatttgcttttgaaagaagagaaatatggctctgttctgcccggctcaccggcagtcagagtttaaggttctctctctcattcccggaacaattgctgttatcctgttctttttccagggtgcccacatttcatattgctcaaacacacatgttgTGCAATTTTTGTAGTTaacgcaattattacagggtcctggaacgatatacatcctcctcaactgacaggattaagagattaaagtaaagacaggcataggaaatcacaagggtattgattggggaagtgataagtgtccatgaaatctttacaatttatgtttagagattgcagtaaagacaggcataagaaattacaaaagtattaatttggggaactaataaatgtccataaaatcttcacaatccacgttcttctgtcatggcttcagccggtccctccgtttggggtccctgacttcccgcaacaggtacgcaccaccatacccagctaatttttgtatttttagtagagacagggttttgccatgttagccaggctggtctcgaactcctgacctcaggtgatccacccgccttggcctcccaaagtgctgggattacaggcgtgagccactgcacccagcctaatttttgtatttttagtagagacggggctttgtcatgttggccaggctggtctcgaactcctgatctcaggtgatccgcccatctcggcctcccaaagtgctgggattacaggcttgagccacccacctacccacccccACCGCCACCTTCTGTTGTCCTCTTTTGCAAGGGAGGAAACCGTCAGCCCCTCAGTTTCCTTTCTCTGCTCCTCAGCCTTTCAGTGCCTCttaatctctctcttctctgctcctCGTGTCATAAATAAGCAGTCCAAGGTCACTCAGCAGGGAAGTTTAAACCGAGGCAGTCTGGCTCTGGTTCCTTAGCCACTACTCCAGACCACTGCTGCTGTTCTCATTTGTTTATAAATCACTTAGCAGTGTCTGCCCCATTGGGTAGTTGTGAGCATTAACTGTCCCTGTTCACAGAGGAGAAAGGTAGGCtcagggaggtgaaggttacaCAGCTGGGAAGCACTGGGACTGGGATTGGAACCCAGGCATGTCCAATTCCCAAACTCCAGAATAAAGCAGCTGCCTGGCACCTGGTGAGGATTGGGGACTTGGAGGTGCCACTGTGGCCACgtctcttgttctttttcttaggtACCAGTTCAACCCAGCCTTCTTTCAGACCACGGTCACCGCCCAGATCCTGCTGAAGGCCCTCACCAACTTGCCGCACACAGACTTCACCCTGTGCAAGTGCATGATCGACCAGGCACATGTATCCTTCCAGCACTGGGGCCGGGGGGTGTGTGGGAAGGGGTCAGAGTCAAGGTGCATGAATTCCCAGGGAGATGGTCTGTGGGTGTATCCACAAACAACAAGTGCCTGCTCTGGTCCAGCGTGGCAAGGTGCTGGACAGTGCTGGGACACTGGTGACTGAGACAGTCCTGGGCCCTGTCTTCACAAAGTTGTCGCAGTCCAGTGAAGAGTCAGTGATAGACTGGAGTGGTCAGGGTTGGGTTACAAGAGTCACAGCAGCCGGGCACAATGACTCAGGCctctaatcccggcactttgagaggtcaaggtgggtggatcacctgaggtcaggagttcgagaccagcctggccaacatggcgaaaccccatctctattaaaatacaaaaaattagccaggcacagtggcacacacctatagtcccagttactcaggaggctgaggcaggaggatcacttgaagctgggagatggaggttgcagtgagccgagattgcgccactgcactccaccctgggtgacacagtgagactctgtctcaaaaaaaaaaagaagagccagAGTAGGCACCTGACCATTTGGGTGGGGGAATATGTGGACATGAACACAGCCATCTGTATTTACATTCTATAGAACAATGTCTGGAAAGGTGGAAAGGTACCCAAGAATTGGAAATGACTGTTACCTCCCAGGAAGGATGGCtgtgagacagggaagggaagaccTATTTTGCCACTGTTCactcttctgtatttttaacTAGAAACTATAAACCAGGGCCTCCTGGAGGAGGGAACATCTAAAACATAACGAGTTAGGTGGAGGGGTAGGCAAAGGTGATCCAGGCAGAGAGGACACTCATGGGCTAAAGGAAGCAGAGCTCGGTGCTGTCTTTCAGGAATGGTAGAGGAAGCCTGACATAGGAATGATttaaggtgggtttttttttgttgttgttttattttatttattttattttttttttgagacggagccttgctctgtcacccagtctggagtgcagtggcgtgatctcggcttcctgcaacttccacctcccaggttcaagctattctgtctcagcctcctgagcagctgggaccacaggtgcatgcatgctaccacgcccagctaatttttgtatttttagtagagacggggttttgctatgttggccaggctgctctcgaactcctgacctcaggtgatccacccgcctcagcctcccaaagtgataggattacagatgtgagccaccgtgcccagcctataggttttattttattagtaataatagtagggtttttttgttaatattttctttttttttgagatggagtcttgctctgtcatccaggctggcgtgcaaaggcgtgatcttggctcactacaacctcctcctcccgggttcaagtgattctcctgcctcagcctcccaagtagctgggactataggcacgtgccaccacacccagctgcttttcgtatgtttagtagagatggggtttcgctatgttggccaggctggtgtcgaactcctgacctcaggtgatccacccgccttggcctcccaaagtgccaggattacaggcgtgagccaccaggacTGGCATGTCATTTCTCATCTTTTGCCATTACAAACAGTCCTGCAGCCAACATCCTTTCTCCTGCATACACCTGCAGGAGAAATAAGCTGGCTTCCTTTTCCAGCTGTTTTTCTGAGCTGAAGCTTTGGAAGAAAGCAGCCAGAAGAAGGTAGGTGGGGAGGGGTGATCTGGGGTCCAACCTTACGCTCCGAGGCCAGTTTTCCTTAATGCTTCCTCCTCCCAGCAAGAAGAACGGCCAATCCGACAGATTTTGTACCTCGGGGACCTGCTGGAGACCTGCCATTTCCAGGCCTTCTGGGTAACTTCCCTGGGGTCCAGGGGCAGGGGAGATGGCAGGGCCATGTGGAGCTGAGTGCTAAAAGTAACAACGGTGCACACTGACTGGCTTCCTGCTTTGGCGGTGGGCCCAGTgctctgcatgtgtgtgtttgtggaatTATCATCCTCTCGCGGAGCAGGTACTCACAGGTCATCCCCGTGCCCACAGGCTGAGGCCGAccctttcccctttctcccaTCTTTCCACTGAGCCCTCTAGTACACACCGTTGATCAGAAGTCCTCCAGTGGCTGGGTGTAGTGACTCACCCCCGTGATTCCAGTACttgtggaggccaaggtgggaggattgcttgaggccaggagttccagaccagcctgagcaacatagtgaaacttcatctctacaaaattgaaaattaattgggtgtggtggcatgtgcctgtactcccagctacccaggaggctaaggtgggaggatcgcttgaggctgcgagtgagccgtgatcacaccactgcactccagcctgggcaacagagcaagaccctgtctcaagaaagagaAATTCTCCGTCTCTTCTACCTGTCTGACATGCTCTGCCCTTCTTGCTCTAACTGGAACCTGGCCCCCCACTTCTGCAGCCCCCTAAGTGGGAGGCTAGATCACCTCCTGGCTCCTATCTCTTCTGATACCCtcagtcttttttgttgttttttgtttgtttgttttttggtttttttgagatggagtctcacgccattgcctaggctgtagtacagtggcacgatcttggctcactgcaacctctgcttcccgggttcaagtgattctcctgtctcccgagtagctagtactacaggcac carries:
- the EIF3K gene encoding eukaryotic translation initiation factor 3 subunit K isoform 2 (isoform 2 is encoded by transcript variant 2); translation: MAMFEQMRANVGKLLKGIDRYNPENLATLERYVETQAKENAYDLEANLAVLKLYQFNPAFFQTTVTAQILLKALTNLPHTDFTLCKCMIDQAHQEERPIRQILYLGDLLETCHFQAFWQALDENMDLLEGITGFEDSVRKYSQLKVWMSKYGWSADESGQIFICSQEESIKPKNIVEKIDFDSVSSIMASSQ
- the EIF3K gene encoding eukaryotic translation initiation factor 3 subunit K isoform 1 (isoform 1 is encoded by transcript variant 1), with the protein product MAMFEQMRANVGKLLKGIDRYNPENLATLERYVETQAKENAYDLEANLAVLKLYQFNPAFFQTTVTAQILLKALTNLPHTDFTLCKCMIDQAHQEERPIRQILYLGDLLETCHFQAFWQALDENMDLLEGITGFEDSVRKFICHVVGITYQHIDRWLLAEMLGDLSDSQLKVWMSKYGWSADESGQIFICSQEESIKPKNIVEKIDFDSVSSIMASSQ